Proteins encoded in a region of the Vibrio sp. CB1-14 genome:
- a CDS encoding ABC transporter permease has protein sequence MNTLQSQDTFNKPTLLALLSLIILVLMPMGTILINSAYQDGHWHLTSLFRQLVDSYTLGVLWNSIQLAFLVTIVATLFAAPLAWITAKTEIGHHKWLDIVILIPFMTPPFIDSMGWMIFMRPRGYLEQLLPGLAGLQTGFFSLAGMVLIMSLSLFPFMYLVIKNSLLRINASVEEAAIIYGASKLRILVKVFLPLLISGYLMGALLVFVKTISEFGTPATLGKQIGYYVLTTEIHRFTSTWPIDFVKASVLSLVLLTTSMLMWMGQLYISNNYQYQLISGKGNKLRIIALSPWQRSACWLVIAFILALSIGIPYFSITATALIDLAGFGLSWDNLTFRHFAQVFSFDSEAFSALLNSIQLSLYAATICTALGIWYGLTVVCGQSHLTKVIDFASLLSNTVPGIVVVFGLILFWNSPSNPFPLYNTKGMLIITYVVLFLPYTVQYVKSAAEQISSSLDDAAKVSGASEFYRFSRVTLPLILPGVIAGWAMSFIIGQRELVGSLMVKPPGFETSATFIFSEFDQGNTSLAMAMALVVVSVTVSMLAGLKVIESRHRER, from the coding sequence ATGAACACACTCCAATCCCAAGATACATTCAATAAACCCACGTTATTGGCGTTGCTAAGCCTCATTATCTTAGTGCTAATGCCAATGGGTACGATTCTTATCAATAGCGCCTACCAAGATGGGCATTGGCACCTGACATCTTTATTTCGACAACTTGTTGATAGCTACACACTCGGTGTGCTTTGGAACTCTATTCAACTCGCTTTTTTAGTCACCATCGTTGCAACATTGTTTGCAGCCCCTTTGGCATGGATTACAGCTAAAACAGAGATCGGTCACCATAAATGGCTAGATATCGTCATCTTGATCCCATTCATGACTCCACCGTTTATCGACTCTATGGGGTGGATGATTTTTATGCGCCCGAGGGGTTATCTAGAGCAGTTATTACCTGGCTTGGCGGGATTACAGACTGGCTTCTTCTCATTGGCTGGCATGGTGTTAATAATGAGCCTGTCGCTTTTCCCATTCATGTACTTAGTTATCAAAAATAGCTTGTTGAGAATCAATGCTAGTGTTGAAGAAGCGGCAATCATATATGGTGCATCCAAGCTAAGAATCCTGGTCAAAGTTTTCTTGCCGCTGTTGATTTCAGGCTACCTAATGGGGGCATTACTGGTATTCGTCAAAACAATTTCAGAATTCGGCACGCCAGCAACTTTGGGTAAGCAGATAGGCTATTACGTGCTGACAACGGAAATCCACCGCTTTACCTCGACTTGGCCGATAGATTTCGTAAAAGCATCGGTGCTCTCTTTGGTCTTGCTAACAACAAGTATGTTGATGTGGATGGGACAGCTCTATATCTCGAACAATTACCAATACCAGCTCATTTCGGGCAAGGGGAACAAACTAAGAATTATTGCGTTATCGCCTTGGCAACGCAGCGCTTGTTGGTTGGTCATCGCTTTTATACTTGCGTTATCAATTGGTATTCCCTATTTCTCAATAACCGCCACCGCACTCATCGATTTAGCGGGATTTGGACTTAGCTGGGATAACTTAACCTTTAGACACTTCGCGCAAGTCTTTAGCTTCGACAGCGAGGCGTTTTCCGCGTTGCTAAATAGTATTCAGCTTAGTCTATATGCCGCGACCATCTGTACTGCACTCGGGATTTGGTATGGATTGACGGTGGTGTGTGGACAATCCCACCTAACGAAAGTCATCGACTTTGCGAGCTTATTGTCCAATACGGTGCCGGGGATCGTTGTTGTCTTTGGTTTGATTCTATTCTGGAACTCACCAAGTAACCCCTTTCCTCTTTACAACACCAAAGGGATGCTGATCATCACGTATGTTGTTCTGTTCCTTCCCTATACAGTGCAGTATGTAAAGTCGGCTGCAGAGCAAATCAGCAGCAGTCTTGACGATGCTGCTAAGGTATCAGGTGCTTCTGAATTCTATCGATTTAGTCGAGTTACACTGCCACTAATTCTACCCGGGGTAATAGCAGGCTGGGCAATGAGTTTTATCATCGGTCAACGTGAATTGGTTGGCTCTCTCATGGTGAAACCGCCCGGCTTTGAAACCAGCGCAACCTTTATTTTTAGTGAGTTTGACCAGGGCAACACCAGCTTAGCAATGGCGATGGCATTAGTGGTCGTTTCTGTAACGGTATCCATGCTGGCTGGCTTAAAGGTAATAGAATCTCGACACAGAGAGCGATAA
- a CDS encoding extracellular solute-binding protein, which yields MKNLSVLALALGLVSGAVAAADLTLYTAGPKGLANQLIKDFEKVSGNKVQVYQATTGRILGRLKAEEARPVADVVILASWPAAMGLQSEGLLHTFTPENADKLHDGWNGNNQLFAYSGSALGITYNTRLVKDAPASLTTYTEDNWAGQVVIPDPTESGSALDFISGVIANDADKAWTLFNAWQENDIDVNGANRPALNQVVNGSKSVVLAGVDYMGYGEKAKGNPIQVIYPAEGTVIAPRPVMVLESSENKPQAEVFVNYLLTERAQNIVAKNLLLPGRSDVKADPSRPDYAEIKQLDYDWNWMFENQANVTKKFSAMFR from the coding sequence ATGAAAAACCTATCCGTACTAGCTCTCGCCCTTGGACTTGTGTCGGGCGCGGTTGCCGCTGCAGATCTCACGCTCTATACCGCAGGCCCTAAAGGACTAGCAAACCAGCTAATAAAAGACTTTGAAAAAGTCTCGGGCAACAAAGTTCAAGTCTACCAAGCAACGACTGGACGAATCTTGGGACGATTAAAAGCGGAAGAAGCTCGCCCGGTCGCAGATGTGGTTATTTTAGCCTCTTGGCCAGCGGCAATGGGTCTTCAGAGCGAAGGGCTTTTACATACCTTTACTCCAGAAAACGCAGATAAACTGCATGATGGATGGAATGGTAACAATCAGCTGTTCGCGTATTCAGGCTCGGCTTTAGGGATTACCTACAATACCCGTCTGGTGAAAGATGCCCCAGCATCACTCACAACTTACACTGAAGACAACTGGGCAGGACAAGTCGTTATTCCTGACCCAACTGAATCAGGCTCTGCTTTGGATTTTATCTCTGGTGTCATAGCTAATGATGCGGACAAAGCATGGACACTATTCAATGCATGGCAAGAAAACGATATCGATGTTAATGGTGCAAACCGTCCGGCACTGAACCAAGTGGTTAATGGCTCGAAAAGTGTCGTACTGGCTGGCGTCGATTACATGGGATACGGCGAAAAGGCCAAAGGAAATCCAATCCAGGTTATCTACCCGGCTGAGGGCACTGTAATCGCACCAAGACCAGTCATGGTGCTTGAATCTAGCGAAAATAAACCACAAGCAGAGGTATTTGTTAACTACCTGCTGACTGAACGTGCACAGAACATTGTTGCTAAGAACTTGCTGCTACCTGGTCGTAGTGATGTAAAAGCGGATCCATCTCGCCCAGACTACGCTGAGATTAAGCAACTGGATTATGACTGGAATTGGATGTTTGAAAATCAAGCAAACGTCACTAAGAAGTTTAGCGCGATGTTTCGCTAA